The following proteins are co-located in the Pelecanus crispus isolate bPelCri1 chromosome 5, bPelCri1.pri, whole genome shotgun sequence genome:
- the B3GALT1 gene encoding beta-1,3-galactosyltransferase 1: protein MASKVSCLYILTVVCWASALWYLSITRPTSSYTGHRQLSSISIARKNVSFGNIRTRPINPHSFDFLINEPNKCEKSVPFLVILISTTHKEFDARQAIRETWGDENNFKGIKIATLFLLGKNTDPVLNQMVEQESQIFHDIIVEDFIDSYHNLTLKTLMGMRWVATFCSKAKYVMKTDSDIFVNMDNLIYKLLKPNTKPRRRYFTGYVINGGPIRDVRSKWYMPRDLYPDSNYPPFCSGTGYIFSADVAELIYKTSLHTRLLHLEDVYVGLCLRKLGIHPFQNSGFNHWKMAYSLCRYRRVITVHQITPEEMHRIWNDMSSKKHLRC, encoded by the coding sequence ATGGCTTCAAAGGTCTCATGCTTATACATTTTGACAGTAGTTTGTTGGGCAAGCGCTCTTTGGTACTTAAGTATAACTCGCCCTACTTCTTCCTACACTGGCCACAGACAGCTCAGTAGCATATCTATAGCCAGAAAAAACGTTTCCTTTGGCAACATAAGAACTCGACCTATAAATCCACATTCCTTTGACTTTCTTATCAATGAACCCAACAAATGTGAGAAGAGTGTCCCTTTCTTGGTCATTCTTATCAGCACAACTCACAAGGAGTTTGATGCAAGGCAAGCCATTCGAGAAACGTGGGGAGACGAAAACAActttaaaggaattaaaatcGCCACGCtatttcttcttggaaaaaacacagatcCTGTGTTAAATCAGATGGTAGAGCAAGAAAGCCAAATTTTTCATGACATTATTGTAGAGGATTTTATCGACTCTTATCATAACCTCACTCTGAAAACGTTGATGGGGATGAGGTGGGTAGCAACGTTTTGTTCAAAAGCAAAGTATGTGATGAAGACAGACAgtgatatttttgtaaatatggATAATCTTATTTATAAGCTGCTCAAACCTAACACCAAGCCAAGGAGAAGGTACTTCACAGGTTATGTTATAAACGGAGGACCAATACGAGATGTTCGCAGTAAGTGGTACATGCCAAGAGATTTGTATCCCGACAGCAATTATCCACCCTTCTGTTCAGGCACCGGCTACATATTTTCAGCTGACGTAGCAGAACTGATTTACAAAACCTCCCTGCATACCAGACTTCTTCATCTTGAAGATGTGTATGTTGGACTCTGTCTTCGGAAGCTGGGCATTCACCCCTTCCAAAACAGTGGCTTCAATCACTGGAAAATGGCTTACAGCTTGTGCAGGTACCGCAGGGTGATCACAGTGCACCAGATAACACCAGAAGAAATGCACAGAATTTGGAATGACATGTCCAGCAAGAAACATCTTAGATGTTAA